The Acidobacteriota bacterium genome includes a window with the following:
- the def gene encoding peptide deformylase, with translation MAIRPILKFGEPVLEKKAEEVKDINGELMRLIEDMIETMYAEPGVGLAAPQVGVSQRVMVVDLSIGKDPNALIKLINPQIAESEGEVEEEEGCLSFPEVSFLIKRPKRVLIKGVNPETGKEEEIEGEDLLARAFCHEVDHLNGTLIIDHIGPIKRRLWLKRIKKRMKAGEW, from the coding sequence GAGAGCCGGTGCTCGAGAAGAAGGCAGAGGAGGTTAAGGATATCAATGGGGAGTTGATGAGACTCATTGAGGATATGATAGAGACGATGTACGCTGAACCTGGGGTTGGGCTTGCGGCGCCGCAAGTGGGTGTTTCTCAACGAGTGATGGTGGTTGACCTTTCCATCGGCAAGGATCCAAATGCTTTGATAAAGCTGATAAATCCGCAGATAGCGGAGTCCGAAGGTGAAGTGGAGGAAGAGGAAGGATGCCTTAGTTTTCCTGAGGTGAGTTTTCTGATCAAGCGGCCGAAGCGGGTGCTGATAAAAGGAGTAAATCCGGAAACAGGGAAGGAAGAGGAGATAGAGGGAGAAGATCTCCTTGCCCGCGCTTTCTGTCACGAGGTCGATCATCTAAACGGGACCCTCATAATAGACCACATCGGTCCTATAAAACGAAGACTTTGGCTTAAGCGGATAAAGAAGAGGATGAAGGCTGGGGAATGGTGA